A portion of the Sphingobacterium spiritivorum genome contains these proteins:
- a CDS encoding M60 family metallopeptidase — protein MKKIVPLLLLIMGSYATLQAQSAAKLKETYKELSVFSDPLATQLRKGIKRADIAKITDPQIRMVAEQLQTGKYDKNYRLASYHAILSPSELGEQLSIGDGYSKYQNITGIYLPIGKQTILVDGISHDNHIKLVVPNWDRHAPQGIDPTDDPKGWGIEKQEFDLRNGVNLVDIKNFGGLAYITYFSDKPKEQSPIQVHFLNAAVNGYFDISKHNDQDWNNLVDHAVYPIVDAVGKHIQIAYPTEAIKKYAYGKGVELISNYDSLVYRQHRILGLIKHNRVPENKILSRVNYNYYMFRDGDGVAYMGDKPGYAMAMVVDPASVIKGDPCWGFSHEVGHVHQTRPYLSWGGLGEVSNNIFSLYVTTSFGNKSRLSEQKNYDKVRNELYGKGKSYLQDPDVFNRLVPFWQLQLYFAGQGVNPDFYPDLFEAFRQQAAVDLTQNRRNRRSNFMDRGKNPAVYQLNFVKTVCEIAKVDLTEFFDGYGFFYVGNFEMDDYGKYNYEMTQAMVDECKAAIRNMNLPKPKTDLSLLKD, from the coding sequence ATGAAAAAAATAGTACCTCTGTTGTTACTCATAATGGGTAGCTACGCCACTCTACAAGCTCAGTCCGCTGCAAAACTTAAAGAAACCTATAAAGAACTAAGCGTCTTTTCAGATCCTTTGGCTACGCAATTAAGAAAAGGAATTAAACGTGCTGATATTGCCAAAATTACAGATCCGCAGATCCGTATGGTCGCAGAACAATTGCAAACAGGCAAATACGATAAAAATTACAGATTAGCTTCCTACCATGCCATTTTATCACCAAGCGAGCTTGGGGAACAATTGTCTATCGGCGATGGATACAGTAAATATCAGAATATTACAGGCATTTATTTGCCAATCGGCAAACAAACCATCCTTGTAGATGGAATTTCCCATGATAATCATATCAAATTAGTTGTTCCAAACTGGGACAGACATGCTCCGCAGGGAATAGACCCGACCGATGATCCTAAAGGATGGGGAATAGAAAAACAGGAGTTTGACTTGCGTAACGGAGTGAACCTTGTAGATATTAAAAATTTCGGAGGATTAGCATATATCACTTACTTTTCAGATAAACCAAAAGAACAAAGTCCTATACAGGTTCACTTTTTGAATGCAGCTGTAAATGGCTATTTTGATATTAGTAAACACAATGATCAGGACTGGAACAATCTGGTCGATCATGCAGTCTATCCTATAGTTGATGCTGTTGGAAAACATATACAAATAGCTTATCCAACGGAAGCAATTAAGAAGTATGCATATGGTAAAGGTGTAGAACTGATCAGTAATTATGATTCATTGGTCTATCGCCAACACCGTATATTGGGATTGATAAAGCACAACAGAGTGCCTGAAAACAAGATCCTTTCCCGTGTCAATTACAACTATTATATGTTCCGTGACGGAGACGGAGTGGCATATATGGGAGATAAACCCGGGTATGCAATGGCGATGGTCGTAGATCCTGCAAGTGTAATAAAAGGAGATCCTTGCTGGGGATTCAGTCATGAAGTAGGACATGTGCATCAGACGCGCCCATACCTCAGCTGGGGTGGTCTTGGAGAAGTGAGTAACAATATTTTTTCCTTGTACGTGACGACCTCATTTGGTAATAAAAGCCGCCTTTCAGAACAAAAGAACTATGACAAAGTTCGTAACGAACTGTACGGAAAAGGTAAAAGTTACCTTCAGGATCCAGATGTATTTAACCGGCTGGTCCCTTTCTGGCAATTGCAGTTATATTTTGCCGGACAAGGTGTAAATCCTGATTTTTATCCGGATCTTTTTGAAGCTTTCCGCCAGCAGGCAGCTGTTGATCTGACTCAAAACAGAAGAAACAGAAGAAGTAATTTCATGGATAGAGGAAAGAATCCGGCCGTATACCAGCTCAATTTTGTAAAGACTGTTTGCGAAATTGCTAAAGTAGATTTAACAGAATTCTTTGACGGATACGGATTTTTCTATGTCGGCAACTTTGAGATGGATGACTATGGTAAATATAATTATGAAATGACGCAGGCAATGGTAGACGAATGCAAAGCAGCTATACGCAACATGAATCTTCCGAAACCAAAAACTGATCTTTCTCTATTAAAAGATTAG
- a CDS encoding AraC family transcriptional regulator: MKAQFIELSPPSEKTIHIKLVDQNFLSNPLHFHELCELVLILESYGKRIVGNHVASFEAGDMVLMGPNVPHIWRNDDVFLNPMHEERARAIVIYFPADFLLTLTDDQSTIHSMQHFIKKAQRGLRFYGEVLEKASHQIKSLVDKQSFSRITGFLNLIELLHQTSECENLASIGYKPTFGEQDTNRINNVYIYVMQNFRDEVSLSVAAEIVNMTPNAFCRFFKRHTQKSFSKFVNEMRVGHACKLLMNRQLSISEICYQSGYQNLTNFNKFFKMIMQKSPREYRKDMEV; the protein is encoded by the coding sequence ATGAAAGCGCAATTCATTGAATTGTCACCGCCCAGTGAAAAAACCATTCATATCAAACTTGTAGATCAGAACTTCTTGAGTAATCCTCTTCACTTTCATGAGCTATGTGAACTGGTATTGATCTTAGAAAGTTACGGCAAGCGTATAGTGGGAAATCACGTCGCTTCTTTCGAGGCAGGAGATATGGTATTAATGGGACCGAATGTTCCCCATATCTGGCGAAATGATGATGTATTTCTCAATCCTATGCATGAAGAGCGTGCAAGAGCTATTGTGATCTATTTTCCGGCAGATTTTCTGCTTACCTTGACAGATGATCAGTCGACTATCCATTCTATGCAGCATTTTATAAAAAAAGCTCAGCGAGGATTACGTTTCTATGGAGAAGTATTAGAAAAAGCCAGTCATCAAATCAAATCTCTTGTTGATAAACAGAGTTTTTCAAGAATCACAGGCTTTTTGAATCTCATTGAGCTCCTTCATCAAACGAGTGAATGTGAAAATCTGGCATCTATTGGCTACAAGCCTACATTTGGAGAACAGGATACCAACAGGATCAATAACGTATATATCTATGTGATGCAAAACTTCAGAGATGAAGTTTCTCTAAGTGTGGCAGCAGAAATAGTCAATATGACACCCAATGCTTTTTGTCGTTTTTTTAAAAGACATACACAAAAGTCCTTCTCTAAATTTGTCAATGAAATGAGAGTCGGTCATGCCTGTAAATTACTCATGAACAGACAACTTTCTATTTCTGAGATTTGTTACCAAAGCGGATATCAAAACCTAACGAATTTCAACAAGTTCTTTAAAATGATTATGCAGAAGAGTCCGAGAGAATATCGAAAAGATATGGAAGTATAA
- a CDS encoding RraA family protein produces the protein MKIYETISPTWKTDKELFERIRSELFTAVVGDVMDQMGLYHQFLPPDIRALRSDMIVVGRAMTVLEADVSSQGKTISRNPVLASAFGCMLEALDDLREDEIYVCSGSSPDYAVWGEIMSARAIQLNAAGAILNGYSRDTNGILALNFPCFSLGSYAQDQAPRGKVIDWRVPICIGKAQIEDGDLLFGDIDGVCVVPKAKEREILSRAFEKARSEKIVFQKITEGMAAKEAFEKYGIM, from the coding sequence ATGAAAATATACGAAACCATTAGTCCGACATGGAAAACAGATAAAGAACTGTTTGAACGGATCCGCAGCGAGCTCTTTACGGCAGTAGTAGGGGATGTGATGGATCAAATGGGATTATATCATCAGTTTTTACCTCCGGATATCCGTGCTCTTCGTAGCGATATGATAGTTGTAGGCCGCGCCATGACTGTTTTAGAAGCGGATGTATCCTCACAGGGCAAAACGATATCCCGTAATCCGGTATTAGCCAGTGCATTCGGTTGTATGCTGGAAGCCCTCGATGATCTCAGAGAAGATGAGATCTATGTCTGCAGCGGCTCTTCTCCGGATTACGCAGTATGGGGAGAGATTATGAGTGCCCGTGCAATACAATTAAATGCTGCAGGAGCAATTCTAAATGGGTATTCCAGAGATACAAATGGTATATTAGCACTGAATTTTCCTTGTTTCTCATTAGGCAGCTATGCACAGGATCAGGCGCCCCGTGGAAAAGTAATAGACTGGAGAGTACCTATCTGTATCGGTAAGGCTCAGATTGAAGATGGAGATCTTTTGTTTGGAGATATAGATGGTGTATGTGTAGTACCAAAAGCAAAGGAAAGGGAAATATTGAGCCGGGCATTTGAAAAAGCCAGAAGTGAAAAGATCGTCTTTCAGAAAATAACTGAAGGAATGGCTGCAAAAGAGGCCTTCGAGAAATATGGAATTATGTAA
- a CDS encoding glycoside hydrolase family 2 TIM barrel-domain containing protein yields MKVNTIAVWVMICAFVSVTKAQQLNTRISLPPIPAAVTGTDQPSLSLNGIWYFRSDQSSTSAINVPGEWEMQGYHVSPGEKAIYEKEFTLPASWVDKRVVVRFDAVSSYAIVKVNGIMIGEHEGGFVAFHMDLTSAIKPGNNILTVEVQANTISDILGCVSQYAAHTVGGILRKVTLFALPQVYISDLDVNSSFDSQYRHAKLDLSTRIMNHTRSIQDAGIRYTLKDKEGKVIFIKNISEKALKALTSEQLAVRVDVDKPHHWTAETPYLYELTTELLNDRHTIQRNVQKVGFREVKIAGNQLLINGKPVKLKGVNRHCVHPLLGRASDPELDRKDAELFLAANLNYIRTSHYPPSEEFLHAADELGLYVESESALNWIQHHASPIWQHWDYQDPKFLPLMIQANRENVMTNKKHPSVILWSLGNESRWSNLWAEVNKTVKLLDKSRPTSFHDQTWGGFNNAGSKADVANYHYPGIDGPANTDTISRPTLFGEYAHLSTYNRRELLTDPGIRDLFNAPMRIFFDSIYVHKGNLGGAIWSGIDDTFHLPDGRIAGYGPWGPLDGWRRTKPEYYGIKKAYSPVRVLNMQRTKDGVMCTVQNRYDFCSLEDIKILAVIDGKEIRLKSSIKPHNTGQILIPQAKDADIVEIMFTDPRGFEIEHEIFTDKKPVQVAHMYKSLSLKEDSAFIYITQGNIDYTISKTYGVITTVRKNKELILTKGPSLAIIAANTEDGGKPNVAGETYQNNIYPLKHYPLYTLFAKNVSVENKTDSILVNLNLSYQQGEGNQQFVFTKDGFLKVRYEMENKKSDIQVYQYGLMMELPLTFDELTWHREGPFSYYPKDHIGRNKGFAKLNANNIYDVEAHGKPLARDWKDDANTLGSNDFRSTKANIISAELKHNTQSTVKVMSNAKQASRSWKQDEHVQWLIADYTNNGSEPFYGSPHSSGRLTLRKGDKIKGMLLLKID; encoded by the coding sequence ATGAAAGTAAATACAATAGCAGTATGGGTAATGATTTGTGCATTTGTTTCGGTGACAAAAGCCCAACAGCTTAATACACGAATATCTTTGCCTCCGATTCCGGCAGCAGTGACAGGTACAGATCAGCCCAGCCTATCGCTGAATGGCATATGGTATTTCCGCTCAGACCAATCCTCAACATCTGCAATTAATGTTCCCGGTGAATGGGAAATGCAGGGTTATCATGTATCACCAGGAGAAAAGGCGATCTATGAGAAAGAATTCACTCTTCCTGCCTCATGGGTAGATAAACGTGTGGTAGTCCGCTTTGATGCGGTGAGTTCATATGCTATAGTCAAGGTAAATGGTATCATGATAGGAGAGCACGAGGGAGGATTTGTAGCCTTTCATATGGATCTGACTTCAGCTATAAAACCCGGCAATAATATACTTACGGTGGAAGTACAGGCAAATACTATCAGTGATATATTAGGTTGTGTCTCTCAGTATGCAGCTCATACAGTCGGCGGTATATTGAGGAAAGTGACATTATTTGCTCTTCCACAAGTTTATATTTCAGACCTGGATGTAAACAGTAGCTTTGACAGTCAGTACAGACATGCTAAACTTGACTTAAGTACGCGTATTATGAATCATACCCGTTCTATACAAGACGCAGGCATAAGGTACACACTGAAAGACAAGGAAGGAAAAGTGATCTTTATAAAGAATATTTCTGAAAAAGCTCTTAAAGCGCTGACATCAGAGCAGCTGGCTGTACGTGTAGATGTAGATAAACCTCATCACTGGACGGCAGAAACTCCCTATCTCTATGAGTTGACGACAGAATTGCTGAATGATCGTCATACGATTCAACGCAATGTTCAGAAAGTAGGTTTCAGAGAAGTAAAGATAGCGGGCAATCAATTACTGATCAATGGTAAACCCGTAAAATTAAAAGGTGTAAACCGGCATTGCGTTCATCCGCTGCTCGGCAGAGCTTCTGACCCGGAACTGGATCGCAAAGATGCAGAGCTATTTCTGGCTGCTAATCTCAATTATATACGCACTTCACATTATCCGCCTTCTGAAGAATTTCTTCATGCAGCAGATGAATTAGGCTTGTACGTAGAGAGTGAATCCGCATTAAACTGGATCCAGCATCATGCTTCACCAATCTGGCAACATTGGGATTATCAGGATCCTAAGTTTTTACCACTGATGATACAGGCCAACAGAGAAAATGTAATGACGAATAAAAAGCATCCTTCTGTTATTCTGTGGTCGCTGGGAAATGAATCCAGATGGAGCAATTTATGGGCTGAAGTCAATAAAACTGTTAAACTTCTGGATAAAAGCAGACCGACCAGTTTTCATGACCAGACATGGGGAGGATTTAATAACGCAGGCAGTAAGGCAGATGTAGCCAATTATCATTATCCTGGCATCGACGGACCTGCAAACACAGATACGATCTCCCGTCCCACACTTTTCGGAGAGTATGCACACTTGTCTACATACAACAGAAGGGAATTGCTTACTGATCCCGGAATAAGAGATCTGTTTAACGCACCCATGCGCATTTTTTTTGATTCTATATACGTACATAAGGGTAATCTTGGGGGAGCGATATGGAGTGGAATAGATGACACATTTCATCTCCCTGATGGAAGAATTGCAGGTTACGGACCATGGGGACCTTTAGATGGCTGGAGAAGAACAAAGCCGGAGTACTATGGTATAAAGAAAGCTTATTCACCGGTAAGGGTACTGAATATGCAGCGAACAAAAGACGGAGTAATGTGCACTGTTCAGAATCGTTATGATTTCTGCTCTCTTGAAGATATTAAGATACTGGCCGTTATTGACGGAAAAGAAATACGGCTGAAATCATCAATAAAACCACATAACACAGGTCAGATCCTTATTCCACAAGCTAAAGACGCTGATATCGTTGAGATTATGTTTACGGATCCGAGAGGATTTGAAATTGAACATGAGATATTCACAGATAAGAAGCCGGTTCAGGTAGCCCATATGTACAAATCCTTGTCTTTAAAAGAAGATTCTGCATTTATTTATATTACCCAGGGAAATATAGATTATACGATCAGCAAGACATACGGAGTGATTACTACAGTCCGTAAAAATAAGGAACTGATCCTCACCAAAGGGCCCTCTTTAGCCATTATAGCCGCAAATACAGAAGATGGAGGCAAACCTAATGTAGCAGGAGAAACGTATCAGAATAATATCTATCCGCTCAAACATTATCCCTTATATACTTTATTTGCAAAAAATGTATCTGTAGAAAATAAAACAGACAGTATCCTTGTCAACCTCAACCTTTCCTATCAACAAGGGGAAGGAAATCAACAGTTTGTCTTTACGAAAGATGGCTTTTTAAAAGTGAGATATGAAATGGAGAATAAAAAAAGTGATATCCAGGTCTATCAGTATGGATTAATGATGGAACTTCCTCTCACTTTCGATGAACTTACCTGGCACAGAGAAGGCCCCTTCAGTTATTATCCAAAGGATCATATCGGTCGGAATAAAGGGTTTGCAAAACTTAACGCAAATAACATATATGACGTTGAAGCACATGGAAAACCTTTAGCAAGAGACTGGAAGGATGATGCGAATACATTGGGATCCAATGATTTCAGGTCTACAAAAGCCAACATCATCTCTGCCGAACTGAAACACAATACACAAAGTACAGTAAAAGTAATGTCCAATGCTAAGCAGGCATCCCGAAGCTGGAAACAGGATGAACACGTCCAATGGCTGATTGCAGACTATACAAATAACGGATCAGAACCTTTTTACGGAAGTCCGCATAGTTCGGGGCGTCTTACACTCCGAAAGGGTGACAAAATTAAAGGAATGCTCTTGCTGAAAATTGATTAG
- a CDS encoding mandelate racemase/muconate lactonizing enzyme family protein has protein sequence MKIVDVKVWLVEGVKYNWTLLKIYTDTGHTGVGEATNWPGSPIVFEAAKHAGQRIIGLDPMRTDFIWTKLYRDLNWVGPYGASMCAISGIDMALLDLKAKVLGVPCYELLGGAFRKDILLYANYWFTGGGHNKADYAAQALKVKEAGFTGLKFDPFAHTNYLYGEDLSSNLTLTSEQQDLAFEVSQAVREAVGPDFDIMIETHAMLNFRVAVKMAERLSTLDITWYEEPAGPENADTLRAMRERIPSSVSICVGERHYTRHGIRPVLEKNVCDMMMPDITRCGGPSEMKRMATMMEAYNVLLAPHNPNGPLSTLASAHVCAAIPNFFRQEFMFNDVPWRDQVIDQPIADMISNGVLTLSDRPGLGVDLVEEEMLKHPGILEPRSGFYV, from the coding sequence ATGAAGATAGTAGATGTTAAAGTCTGGTTGGTGGAAGGAGTAAAATACAACTGGACATTGCTGAAAATATATACCGACACCGGGCATACAGGTGTAGGAGAAGCCACCAACTGGCCAGGAAGCCCCATTGTTTTTGAGGCCGCAAAGCATGCGGGTCAACGGATCATCGGACTGGATCCTATGCGGACCGATTTTATATGGACAAAACTGTATCGTGATCTGAACTGGGTCGGACCTTATGGTGCCAGTATGTGTGCTATAAGTGGAATAGATATGGCATTACTGGATTTAAAAGCTAAAGTCCTCGGTGTACCCTGTTATGAACTTTTGGGAGGTGCTTTCAGGAAAGACATTCTGTTATACGCTAACTACTGGTTTACAGGTGGCGGGCATAATAAGGCAGACTATGCTGCTCAGGCATTGAAAGTAAAAGAAGCCGGTTTTACCGGACTCAAGTTCGATCCGTTTGCACACACTAATTATTTATATGGAGAGGACCTTTCATCTAATCTGACACTGACATCTGAGCAGCAGGATCTTGCATTCGAGGTTAGTCAAGCCGTTCGTGAAGCCGTCGGGCCGGATTTTGATATTATGATCGAAACACATGCTATGCTCAACTTTCGGGTCGCAGTCAAGATGGCCGAACGCCTGTCTACTCTGGATATCACCTGGTATGAAGAGCCCGCCGGTCCGGAAAACGCAGATACATTAAGAGCTATGCGAGAGAGAATTCCTTCCAGTGTTTCTATCTGTGTTGGAGAACGGCACTACACCAGACATGGTATTCGTCCGGTACTCGAAAAGAATGTTTGTGATATGATGATGCCCGATATTACACGCTGTGGCGGCCCTTCAGAGATGAAACGTATGGCTACAATGATGGAAGCATATAATGTGCTGCTGGCTCCTCATAATCCCAATGGTCCGCTGTCAACGCTGGCAAGTGCTCATGTATGTGCTGCAATACCAAACTTCTTCAGACAGGAATTTATGTTTAATGATGTCCCATGGCGGGATCAGGTTATCGATCAGCCTATAGCGGACATGATCAGCAACGGAGTATTGACACTTAGCGATAGACCGGGACTTGGAGTTGATCTGGTAGAAGAAGAAATGCTGAAACATCCCGGTATTCTCGAACCCAGATCTGGATTTTACGTATAG